Proteins encoded by one window of Clostridium bornimense:
- a CDS encoding 5'-methylthioadenosine/adenosylhomocysteine nucleosidase — MIGIIGAMDEELAILLELMEVEKDIVKADMHFKIGKLDNKNIVVVRCGIGKVNAAICTQILVDDFKVDKVVNVGIAGGIGKDVCPGDVVIGTALVQHDVDATNFGYELGQIPRLDTLEFKCDDNLIKLARKACEGNLDHKCFTGKIATGDQFIASVDKVRWIKETFGAIACEMEGGSIAHVCYLNSVPFVVIRSISDNADNGAHLDYDKFQDIAIKNSTNILKTMISEM; from the coding sequence ATGATAGGTATAATAGGCGCAATGGATGAAGAATTAGCAATATTATTAGAGCTTATGGAAGTGGAGAAAGACATAGTAAAGGCTGATATGCATTTTAAGATAGGTAAATTAGACAATAAAAATATAGTAGTTGTACGATGTGGAATAGGTAAAGTAAATGCTGCAATATGTACTCAAATTTTAGTAGATGATTTTAAAGTAGATAAAGTAGTTAATGTAGGTATAGCAGGAGGAATTGGAAAGGATGTTTGTCCTGGAGATGTTGTTATTGGTACAGCTTTAGTACAACATGATGTAGATGCTACTAATTTTGGATATGAATTAGGTCAAATACCGAGATTAGATACCCTAGAATTTAAATGCGATGATAATTTAATAAAATTAGCAAGAAAAGCTTGTGAAGGTAATCTAGATCACAAGTGCTTCACAGGTAAGATTGCTACTGGAGATCAATTCATAGCATCTGTTGACAAGGTAAGATGGATAAAAGAAACATTTGGCGCAATAGCATGTGAGATGGAAGGTGGTAGTATTGCTCACGTATGCTATTTAAATAGTGTACCATTTGTGGTTATAAGAAGCATTTCTGACAATGCAGATAATGGGGCACATTTGGACTATGATAAGTTCCAAGATATAGCTATTAAGAATTCTACCAATATTTTAAAGACTATGATATCAGAAATGTAA